Proteins from a single region of Catenulispora acidiphila DSM 44928:
- a CDS encoding DUF3224 domain-containing protein, which yields MRTEGTFTVISFAPAAVEPSLEIVTATPTGVATMEKAFEGGIAGRSATLFTSAYDQERGAGTYVALESFEGRLGEFGGTFNFVHSATTAGADRSDEYFLIVPGSGTGELVGVTGTGGIEIDAEGVHRIWFDYEIAGEIAGSQGPDVTAGPGR from the coding sequence ATGAGAACCGAAGGCACCTTCACCGTGATCTCCTTCGCGCCGGCGGCCGTGGAGCCCTCGCTGGAGATCGTCACCGCCACTCCGACCGGTGTCGCGACCATGGAGAAGGCTTTCGAGGGCGGGATCGCGGGGCGGTCCGCGACGCTCTTCACCTCCGCCTACGACCAGGAGCGCGGGGCGGGGACCTACGTCGCGTTGGAGTCGTTCGAGGGGAGGCTAGGCGAGTTCGGCGGGACGTTCAACTTCGTGCACTCGGCCACGACCGCCGGTGCCGACCGGTCGGATGAATACTTCCTCATCGTTCCCGGCAGCGGTACCGGTGAGCTGGTGGGCGTCACCGGTACCGGGGGGATCGAGATCGATGCGGAGGGGGTGCACCGCATCTGGTTCGACTATGAGATCGCCGGTGAGATCGCCGGGTCGCAGGGTCCTGATGTCACAGCTGGTCCGGGGCGCTGA
- the argS gene encoding arginine--tRNA ligase, giving the protein MAKALSEILADDVRAALTAVLGDAARGADPLIRPSDHADFQANGVLPLAKAVKGNPRELAMRVAAVLVGSAGSVGSEGAPDSAGAGVSAEGETEGGEGTEPVVTSGVIAAVDVAGPGFLNLTLTDAALAAQAAERLGDPRLGVAPTGVGRTAVIDYSQPNIAKEMHVGHLRSTVIGDALVRLLEFDGRTVVRQNHLGDWGTQFGMLIQYLVEHPEARPADAEHSGEVAISWLTALYRDARAHFESDAEFADRARKRVVTLQGGDEESLEAWREMVAESKRYFEDVYGRLDVRLVDADAVGESFYNPYLAEVAADLEERGIAVWSEGALCVFFDDIKGPDGDPVPLMVRKSDGGYGYAATDLAAVRYRVNTLKADEILYVVDSRQALHFRMVFETARRAGYLPEGVEAVHVQFGSVLGTDGKPFKTRAGKTIRLIELLDSAVDHAVATVEEKNPDLAAADARTEAKLVGIGAVKYADLSTSRTKDYIFDLDRMVSLHGNTSVYLQYAHARIHSILRKLPPGTPARIHTDLVLEPAERKLALHLDDFGATLATVTENFEPHRLATYLYALAQTFSDFYENCPVLKAPTDAVRENRAALVQLTGETLKAGLALLGISAPDQL; this is encoded by the coding sequence ATGGCCAAGGCACTGTCGGAGATCCTGGCGGACGACGTCCGCGCCGCGCTGACCGCGGTGCTGGGGGACGCGGCGCGCGGCGCCGACCCGCTGATCCGACCCTCCGACCACGCCGACTTCCAGGCGAACGGGGTGCTGCCGCTGGCCAAGGCGGTGAAGGGGAACCCGAGGGAGCTGGCGATGCGGGTGGCCGCGGTGCTGGTGGGCTCGGCGGGCTCAGTGGGTTCCGAGGGCGCGCCGGACTCGGCGGGCGCGGGCGTCTCCGCTGAGGGCGAGACCGAAGGCGGCGAGGGCACGGAGCCGGTCGTCACCTCCGGCGTGATCGCCGCCGTCGACGTCGCAGGTCCCGGATTCCTCAACCTCACGCTCACCGATGCCGCCCTGGCCGCGCAGGCCGCCGAGCGCCTCGGCGACCCGCGCCTGGGCGTCGCGCCGACCGGCGTCGGCCGGACCGCCGTCATCGACTACTCCCAGCCGAACATCGCCAAGGAGATGCACGTCGGCCACCTGCGCTCGACCGTCATCGGCGACGCGCTGGTCCGGCTGCTGGAGTTCGACGGCCGCACCGTGGTCCGCCAGAACCACCTCGGCGACTGGGGCACGCAGTTCGGCATGCTCATCCAGTACCTGGTCGAGCACCCCGAGGCCCGCCCCGCCGACGCCGAGCACTCCGGCGAGGTCGCGATCTCCTGGCTGACCGCCCTGTACCGCGACGCCCGCGCGCACTTCGAGTCCGACGCCGAGTTCGCCGACCGCGCCCGCAAACGCGTGGTGACGCTGCAGGGCGGCGACGAGGAGTCGCTGGAAGCCTGGCGCGAGATGGTCGCCGAGTCCAAGCGCTACTTCGAGGACGTCTACGGCCGCCTGGACGTGCGCCTGGTCGACGCCGACGCGGTGGGGGAGAGCTTCTACAACCCCTACCTCGCCGAGGTCGCCGCCGACCTGGAGGAGCGGGGCATCGCGGTGTGGAGCGAGGGCGCGCTGTGCGTGTTCTTCGACGACATCAAGGGTCCCGACGGCGACCCGGTCCCGCTGATGGTGCGCAAGAGCGACGGCGGCTACGGCTACGCCGCCACCGACCTGGCCGCCGTCCGCTACCGGGTCAACACCCTGAAGGCCGACGAGATCCTCTACGTCGTCGACAGCCGCCAGGCGCTGCACTTCCGCATGGTCTTCGAGACCGCGCGCCGCGCCGGCTACCTGCCCGAGGGCGTCGAGGCGGTGCACGTGCAGTTCGGCTCGGTCCTGGGCACCGACGGCAAGCCCTTCAAGACCCGTGCGGGCAAGACCATCCGCCTGATCGAGCTGCTGGACAGCGCCGTCGACCACGCGGTGGCCACCGTCGAGGAGAAGAACCCGGACCTGGCCGCCGCCGACGCCCGCACCGAGGCCAAGCTCGTCGGCATCGGCGCGGTGAAGTACGCCGACCTGTCGACCTCCCGCACCAAGGACTACATCTTCGACCTGGACCGCATGGTCTCCCTCCACGGCAACACCAGCGTCTACCTCCAGTACGCCCACGCCCGCATCCACTCGATCCTGCGCAAGCTCCCCCCGGGCACCCCGGCGCGCATCCACACCGACCTGGTCCTGGAGCCCGCCGAGCGCAAGCTCGCCCTGCACCTCGACGACTTCGGCGCGACCCTGGCGACCGTCACGGAGAACTTCGAGCCGCACCGCCTGGCGACGTACCTGTACGCCCTGGCGCAGACCTTCTCGGACTTCTACGAGAACTGCCCGGTCCTCAAGGCACCGACCGACGCCGTCCGCGAAAACCGCGCCGCACTGGTCCAACTGACCGGCGAGACCCTGAAGGCGGGCCTGGCACTGCTCGGCATCAGCGCCCCGGACCAGCTGTGA
- a CDS encoding MFS transporter, which yields MEQDTDLEQEATGVEHTEAGGRWTALTLLCLAQFMLIVDITAVNLALPSMAQDLDLGRQSLTWVPAAYTLCFGGLLLLGGRLADGLGRRRAFLIGLAAFTGASLLSGAAHTGSELIAGRAAQGVAAALLSPAALSIVTTTFHGPERTKALGVWGAIGGAGAAVGVLVGGALTSGPGWRWVFFVNLPVGLAVLALLPRLVPASAPARSLRGVDVPGALTATATAALLVYGLIHAGSSGWGTAATMLPLAGAVLAAGALVLVERSAPQPLLRPGLVRNRAVVAGTAVMFAATILLLTGFFLVSWYLQHRAGYSALKTGVVYLPVAVATGLGAHLASRSLGHLGFRPTAVSGFVVAAVGALLLTRLPASGNAALAVLPGFLLLSAGVGMALVTATTVALHEADHTEAGLISGLVNTGHELGSALGVALASVLAAGSLGVTATGVGGFRTAFAVAAGIAAVAGVTALGLLPAGRPDPTARPAFAH from the coding sequence ATGGAGCAAGACACCGACCTGGAGCAGGAAGCCACCGGCGTGGAACACACAGAGGCCGGCGGCCGCTGGACCGCCCTGACCCTGCTGTGCCTGGCGCAGTTCATGCTGATCGTCGACATCACGGCGGTGAACCTGGCGCTGCCGTCGATGGCCCAGGACCTGGACCTCGGCCGCCAATCGCTGACCTGGGTGCCGGCGGCGTACACGCTGTGCTTCGGCGGCCTGCTGCTGCTCGGCGGACGGCTCGCCGACGGACTGGGACGCCGCCGCGCCTTCCTGATCGGCCTGGCCGCCTTCACCGGCGCCTCGCTGCTGTCCGGAGCCGCGCACACCGGCAGCGAGCTGATCGCCGGGCGCGCCGCGCAGGGGGTGGCCGCCGCGCTGCTGTCCCCGGCCGCGCTGTCGATCGTCACCACGACCTTCCACGGCCCGGAGCGGACCAAGGCGCTCGGCGTCTGGGGCGCGATCGGCGGGGCGGGCGCGGCGGTCGGCGTGCTGGTCGGCGGGGCGCTGACCTCGGGACCGGGCTGGCGCTGGGTGTTCTTCGTGAACCTGCCGGTCGGTCTGGCGGTGCTCGCGCTGCTGCCCCGCCTGGTCCCGGCGTCGGCTCCGGCGCGGTCGCTGCGCGGTGTGGACGTGCCCGGCGCGCTGACCGCCACGGCGACCGCCGCCCTGCTCGTCTACGGTCTGATTCACGCGGGCAGCTCCGGCTGGGGCACCGCGGCGACGATGCTGCCGCTGGCCGGCGCGGTGCTGGCAGCAGGAGCGCTGGTCTTGGTGGAACGCTCGGCGCCGCAACCGCTGCTGCGCCCGGGATTGGTGCGCAACCGCGCGGTGGTCGCCGGGACCGCGGTGATGTTCGCGGCGACGATCCTGTTGCTCACCGGGTTCTTTCTCGTCTCGTGGTACCTCCAGCACCGCGCGGGTTACTCGGCGCTCAAGACCGGCGTCGTCTACCTGCCGGTGGCGGTCGCGACAGGTCTCGGCGCGCATCTGGCCTCGCGCAGCCTCGGGCATCTCGGCTTCCGCCCGACCGCCGTCTCCGGCTTCGTCGTCGCCGCCGTCGGCGCGCTGCTGCTGACCCGGCTTCCGGCGAGCGGCAACGCCGCGCTCGCGGTGCTGCCCGGGTTCTTGCTGCTCAGCGCCGGTGTGGGCATGGCGCTGGTGACGGCCACGACCGTGGCGCTGCACGAGGCCGACCACACCGAGGCCGGGCTGATCTCGGGCCTGGTCAACACCGGGCACGAACTCGGCTCGGCGCTCGGCGTGGCGCTGGCCTCGGTCCTGGCCGCCGGGAGCCTCGGGGTGACGGCGACCGGCGTCGGCGGATTCCGTACGGCGTTCGCGGTCGCGGCCGGCATCGCGGCGGTGGCGGGCGTCACGGCGCTGGGCCTGCTGCCCGCCGGACGTCCGGACCCGACGGCACGGCCGGCCTTCGCTCACTGA
- a CDS encoding TetR/AcrR family transcriptional regulator, producing MADKTDKRPRSGDAAAPAGGAPAAGGRPAKRADAERTITAILDAALQCFAGGPDATVTEIAKAAGVGRVTVYGHFDSLPAIVDALLVRSLSEADATFAALDLESGTAGEAIDRLSHAPWILGRYQGLLAAATAHLGPDKVHRLHEQVFARIEAVVTRGRHAGEFRTDLPLPWVMASVYALAHVALTEADAGRVTREQAADLLSTTLLGLLRERVRD from the coding sequence ATGGCCGACAAGACCGACAAGCGCCCGCGCTCCGGTGACGCCGCCGCACCAGCCGGCGGCGCCCCGGCGGCCGGCGGCCGTCCCGCGAAGCGCGCCGACGCCGAGCGGACCATCACCGCGATCCTGGACGCCGCCCTGCAGTGCTTCGCCGGCGGCCCGGACGCGACCGTCACCGAGATCGCCAAGGCCGCAGGCGTCGGCCGCGTGACCGTCTACGGGCACTTCGATTCCCTGCCCGCGATCGTCGACGCGCTCCTGGTCCGCTCCCTGTCCGAGGCCGACGCCACCTTCGCCGCCCTGGACCTGGAGTCCGGCACCGCGGGCGAGGCGATCGACCGTCTCTCGCACGCCCCCTGGATCCTCGGCCGCTACCAAGGCCTGCTCGCCGCCGCCACCGCGCACCTGGGCCCGGACAAGGTCCACCGCCTGCACGAGCAGGTCTTCGCCCGCATCGAGGCTGTGGTCACCCGCGGCCGCCACGCCGGCGAATTCCGCACCGACCTGCCCCTGCCGTGGGTGATGGCCTCGGTCTACGCCCTGGCCCACGTCGCCCTCACCGAGGCCGACGCCGGCCGCGTGACCCGCGAGCAAGCCGCCGACTTGCTGAGCACCACGCTGCTCGGACTGCTGCGGGAAAGGGTTCGGGACTAG
- a CDS encoding vWA domain-containing protein → MPNPNLRHIVMVLDRSGSMQAVKNDTEGGLTAFLEAQKEIAGDTRVSLYHFSTTYEPVYENLALADVPEYTLEPRGNTALLDAIGRTITAVKAQIKAMDVEERPGEVVLVILTDGMENSSREYTLPEVKKLIEKRRAKGWQVVFLGADQDAITAAAGMGIGRETSLSYTARMTGQSMSTVARMMARGSASGKYEFTDAERKAARGESEADPKAQP, encoded by the coding sequence ATGCCCAACCCGAACCTCCGCCACATAGTGATGGTCCTGGACCGGTCCGGCTCCATGCAGGCGGTCAAGAACGACACCGAAGGCGGCCTCACGGCGTTCCTGGAAGCTCAGAAGGAGATCGCCGGCGATACGCGGGTGTCGCTGTACCACTTCTCCACCACGTATGAGCCCGTATACGAGAACCTGGCGCTCGCCGACGTGCCCGAGTACACGCTCGAGCCGCGCGGGAACACCGCGCTGCTGGACGCCATCGGGCGGACCATCACCGCCGTCAAGGCGCAGATCAAGGCGATGGACGTCGAGGAGCGGCCCGGCGAGGTGGTCCTGGTCATTCTCACCGACGGTATGGAGAACTCCTCGCGCGAGTACACGTTGCCCGAGGTGAAGAAGCTGATCGAGAAGCGCCGCGCCAAGGGCTGGCAGGTGGTGTTCCTCGGTGCCGATCAGGACGCGATCACCGCGGCGGCCGGGATGGGCATCGGCCGGGAGACCAGCCTGTCCTATACGGCGCGCATGACGGGTCAGTCGATGAGCACCGTGGCGCGAATGATGGCGCGCGGCTCGGCGTCAGGGAAGTACGAGTTCACCGACGCCGAGCGCAAGGCGGCTCGCGGGGAGTCGGAGGCCGACCCGAAAGCCCAGCCGTAG
- a CDS encoding choice-of-anchor P family protein, which yields MTRDRLRRVVGVFGVWWHRPRKKSFTALAAGVAVAMVAAVLSVGAMPAAAAVNPPPPFHECPAVGNATGCAVLLVFQSDGTVSVLSDPNSGNPYDGADDTEVGVLNEAGVAIPNVTLNSGADIFGFDGDGICSGGFSGTPAGCPFDPTKYGGPGISYSGINAAKTSGVVNFAESCTGNTASTCSPSAGLNDGASAFFSLEENVTGASIIIPKANPVIASTTPSPDTTVGGTISDSAVLANGRVPSGTLTFNLYGPGDTSCQSAISTLTTAVNGNGTYPSGTFNASVPGTYSWTVSYGGDANNNPAPTTACGSETVTVSKASPSLTTTPSGAVPVGGTISDAGTLSGGFNPTGSLTFTLYAPGDTSCQTAISTLTDAVAGSGTYNSGTVPVSAPGVYNWVVAYSGDANNNGATSACGSETVTVTKASPSLTTTPSASVPVGGTISDAGTLSGGFNPTGSLTFKLYAPGDTSCQTAISTLTDAVAGSGTYNSGTVPVSAPGVYNWVVAYSGDANNNGATSACGSETVSVTPQVLTGRAYGLTASASALGLQLLSIAPTPDTGSVSTTTAETVAPPCVVSLSGLINSGTLCASVTTSLNPSKSTVQASVDNTSIGLPGVPVITIGAVQSQSTSTCQAANGSTTIAYLKVGGVVVISKPTAVAPNTKISVAGVSLILNEQLASPGVLTVNAVHVKINALGLNLVTANVVLASSTSDIHNCP from the coding sequence GTGACACGAGACCGCTTACGCCGCGTTGTCGGCGTGTTCGGCGTCTGGTGGCATCGCCCACGCAAGAAGTCCTTCACCGCGCTGGCCGCGGGTGTCGCCGTGGCCATGGTCGCCGCCGTGCTGTCGGTCGGCGCGATGCCCGCCGCGGCCGCCGTCAACCCGCCGCCGCCGTTCCACGAGTGCCCGGCGGTCGGGAACGCGACCGGCTGCGCGGTGCTGTTGGTGTTCCAGTCCGACGGCACCGTCTCCGTGCTCAGCGACCCGAACAGCGGAAACCCCTACGACGGGGCGGACGACACCGAAGTCGGGGTGCTCAACGAGGCCGGCGTCGCGATTCCGAACGTCACCCTGAACTCCGGCGCCGACATCTTCGGATTCGACGGGGACGGGATCTGCTCCGGGGGCTTCTCGGGCACCCCGGCCGGCTGCCCGTTCGACCCCACCAAATACGGCGGGCCCGGTATCAGCTACTCGGGCATCAACGCGGCCAAGACCTCCGGCGTGGTGAACTTCGCCGAGTCCTGCACCGGAAACACGGCCTCGACCTGTAGCCCGTCGGCCGGATTGAACGACGGGGCCAGTGCGTTCTTCTCCTTGGAGGAGAACGTGACCGGCGCCTCGATCATCATCCCGAAGGCCAACCCGGTGATCGCCTCCACCACCCCGTCCCCGGACACCACGGTCGGCGGCACGATCTCCGACTCCGCCGTGCTGGCCAACGGCCGGGTTCCCAGCGGGACGCTCACCTTCAACCTCTACGGTCCCGGCGACACCAGCTGCCAAAGCGCTATCAGCACCCTGACAACCGCGGTCAACGGCAACGGCACCTACCCCTCCGGCACCTTCAACGCCTCCGTCCCGGGCACCTACAGCTGGACCGTGTCCTATGGCGGTGACGCCAACAACAACCCCGCACCCACCACGGCGTGCGGCAGCGAGACGGTCACGGTGTCCAAAGCCAGTCCGTCCCTGACGACCACGCCCTCCGGCGCGGTTCCGGTCGGCGGCACCATCTCGGACGCCGGCACGTTGTCCGGTGGCTTCAACCCGACCGGTAGCCTCACGTTCACTTTGTACGCTCCCGGCGACACCAGCTGCCAGACCGCTATCAGCACCCTGACGGACGCGGTGGCGGGAAGCGGGACGTACAACTCCGGTACCGTGCCGGTCAGCGCACCCGGCGTCTACAACTGGGTGGTCGCCTACAGCGGTGACGCCAACAACAACGGCGCCACCAGCGCCTGCGGCAGCGAGACCGTCACGGTGACGAAAGCCAGTCCGTCACTGACGACCACGCCGTCCGCCTCGGTTCCGGTCGGTGGCACCATCTCGGACGCCGGCACGTTGTCCGGCGGCTTCAACCCCACCGGTAGCCTCACGTTCAAGCTGTACGCCCCCGGCGACACCAGCTGCCAGACCGCTATCAGCACCCTGACGGACGCGGTGGCGGGAAGCGGGACGTACAACTCCGGTACCGTGCCGGTCAGCGCTCCCGGCGTCTACAACTGGGTGGTCGCCTACAGCGGTGACGCCAACAACAACGGCGCCACCAGCGCCTGCGGCAGCGAGACCGTCTCGGTGACCCCGCAGGTTCTGACCGGGCGCGCCTACGGTCTCACCGCCAGCGCCTCCGCCCTGGGCCTGCAACTGCTCTCGATCGCCCCGACACCGGACACCGGCTCGGTCAGCACCACCACCGCCGAGACCGTCGCCCCGCCCTGCGTGGTGAGCCTCTCCGGCCTGATCAACTCCGGCACGCTGTGCGCGTCGGTGACCACCTCGCTCAACCCGTCCAAGTCCACGGTCCAGGCCTCGGTCGACAACACCTCGATCGGACTGCCCGGCGTGCCCGTGATCACCATCGGCGCGGTCCAGTCCCAGTCCACGAGCACCTGCCAGGCCGCCAACGGCAGCACCACCATCGCCTACCTGAAGGTCGGCGGCGTCGTGGTGATCTCCAAGCCGACCGCGGTGGCGCCGAACACGAAGATCAGCGTGGCGGGCGTCTCGCTGATCCTCAACGAGCAACTCGCCAGCCCGGGCGTGCTCACCGTCAACGCCGTCCACGTCAAGATCAACGCGCTCGGCCTGAACCTGGTCACCGCGAACGTGGTCCTGGCATCCTCCACCAGCGACATCCACAACTGCCCATGA